The following coding sequences are from one Acomys russatus chromosome 16, mAcoRus1.1, whole genome shotgun sequence window:
- the Dhrs11 gene encoding dehydrogenase/reductase SDR family member 11, with amino-acid sequence MWPSTEVPRAEPLPEAGPKWGGSRRNSEFVRVQAPAPTVTRERPSLGGPRRNSLIPVPGSPSEVGGRLGTMARPGMERWRDRLALVTGASGGIGAAVARALVQQGLKVVGCARTVGNIEELAAECKSAGYPGTLIPYRCDLSNEEDILSMFSAVRSQHSGVDICINNAGMARPDTLLSGSTSGWKEMFNVNVLALSICTREAYQSMKERNVDDGHIININSMCGHRVPPQSVIHFYSATKYAVTALTEGLRQELLEAQTHIRATCISPGLVETQFAFKLHDKDPEQAAATYEHIKCLKPEDVAEAVLYVLSTPPHVQVGDIQMRPTEQVT; translated from the exons ATGTGGCCCAGTACGGAGGTGCCGAGGGCGGAGCCCCTGCCGGAGGCCGGCCCGAAATGGGGTGGGTCTAGGCGCAACTCGGAGTTTGTCAGGGTTCAAGCGCCCGCCCCAACAGTGACCAGGGAGCGGCCGAGCCTCGGTGGCCCCCGAAGAAACTCCCTGATCCCAGTGCCTGGCTCACCGAGCGAGGTGGGCGGACGGCTCGGGACCATGGCCAGACCGGGCATGGAGCGGTGGCGCGACCGGCTGGCACTGGTGACGGGAGCCTCGGGGGGCATCGGCGCGGCCGTGGCCCGGGCATTAGTCCAGCAAGGACTTAAGGTAGTGGGTTGTGCCCGCACCGTTGGCAACATCGAG GAGCTGGCTGCTGAATGTAAGAGTGCAGGCTATCCCGGGACTTTGATCCCCTACAGATGTGACCTGTCAAACGAAGAGGACATCCTCTCCATGTTCTCAGCTGTCCGCTCTCAGCACAGTGGCGTGGATATCTGCATCAACAATGCTGGCATGGCCCGGCCGGACACCCTGCTCTCCGGCAGCACCAGCGGTTGGAAGGAAATGTTTAAT GTGAATGTGCTGGCCCTCAGCATCTGTACTCGGGAAGCTTACCAGTCCATGAAGGAGCGGAATGTGGACGACGGGCACATCATTAACATCAACAG CATGTGTGGCCACCGAGTCCCACCCCAGTCTGTGATCCATTTCTATAGTGCGACTAAGTATGCCGTCACTGCATTGACAGAGGGACTAAGGCAAGAGCTGCTGGAGGCCCAGACCCATATCCGGGCCACG TGTATCTCTCCAGGCTTGGTGGAGACACAGTTTGCCTTCAAACTCCATGACAAGGACCCTGAGCAAGCAGCTGCCACCTATGAACACATAAAG TGTCTCAAACCAGAGGATGTGGCTGAGGCTGTCCTCTACGTCCTCAGCACCCCCCCACACGTTCAG gtCGGAGACATCCAGATGAGGCCCACAGAGCAGGTGACCTAG
- the Mrm1 gene encoding LOW QUALITY PROTEIN: rRNA methyltransferase 1, mitochondrial (The sequence of the model RefSeq protein was modified relative to this genomic sequence to represent the inferred CDS: substituted 1 base at 1 genomic stop codon) — protein sequence MPSTRVRHRTGGGAFRTRKLETHVGVWEAAALAPVSGYGPSLSGDLEQFILREVTRCRRPTRPFHPSVSGVPGTTGAMRSLWTVRCFGRPIARHFSPVARRGERPGGEELSRLILDDLAPTQRLERLFGLSPCLLALRAARRHVARLLLQAGKAGLQGERAELLRVAEARGIPVLRPRRQKLDALCGYQVHQGVCMEVSSLRPLSCDEAAEASPDNDPQQLWLVLEGLQDPRNLGAVLRSAHFLGVDRVITSRRNSCPLTPVVSKASAGAVEVMDVFATPDLAGFLQVKAKQGWLVVGTVGCPGPEISQSSKVPVTSCLEFVWDRPTLLVLGNEGSGLSQEVLASCQLLLTILPRRQLPPGLESLNVSVATGILLHSICSQKERGRLLQDSXEPLATPEGLKEAQYPGLPWWSEKQAKCGST from the exons ATGCCAAGCACGCGTGTACGTCATCGTACAGGGGGCGGGGCCTTCAGAACCCGGAAGCTGGAGACCCACGTGGGAGTCTGGGAGGCGGCTGCCTTGGCTCCGGTGTCAGGTTATGGGCCGTCTTTGAGCGGGGACTTGGAGCAATTTATCCTGCGTGAGGTGACGAGGTGTAGGCGGCCAACGCGTCCTTTCCACCCGTCTGTTAGTGGAGTCCCGGGCACTACGGGAGCTATGCGATCCCTGTGGACGGTCAGATGTTTCGGTCGCCCGATTGCCCGCCATTTCTCCCCGGTGGCGCGGCGCGGGGAGCGGCCTGGCGGGGAGGAGCTGAGCCGCCTGATTCTAGATGACCTGGCGCCGACTCAGCGGCTGGAACGTCTGTTTGGCCTGTCCCCGTGCCTCCTGGCCCTGCGGGCCGCCCGCCGGCACGTGGCCCGGCTCCTGCTCCAGGCCGGTAAGGctgggctgcagggagagcgGGCCGAGTTGCTCCGGGTGGCCGAGGCTCGGGGCATCCCTGTCCTGAGGCCCAGGAGGCAGAAACTGGACGCCTTGTGCGGCTATCAGGTGCACCAGGGCGTCTGCATGGAGGTGAGCTCTCTGCGGCCCCTGTCTTGCGATGAGGCTGCAGAGGCGAGCCCAGACAACGACCCTCAGCAGCTGTGGCTCGTCCTTGAGGGGCTCCAGGATCCCCGGAATCTTGGGGCTGTGCTGCGCTCCGCTCACTTCCTCGGAGTAGACAGAGTCATCACCAGCAGGAGAAACAG CTGCCCTCTTACTCCAGTAGTCAGCAAAGCCAGCGCCGGGGCTGTGGAGGTGATGGACGTGTTCGCCACTCCTGACCTGGCCGGTTTTTTGCAG gtCAAGGCCAAGCAGGGCTGGCTCGTGGTGGGCACGGTGGGCTGCCCAGGGCCTGAGATCTCCCAATCTTCCAAGGTCCCTGTCACTAGCTGCTTAGAGTTTGTCTGGGACCGGCCTACTCTCCTTGTGCTGG GCAACGAGGGCTCTGGTCTGTCCCAGGAGGTTCTTGCCTCCTGTCAGCTGCTCCTCACTATTCTGCCCAGGCGCCAGCTGCCTCCGGGTCTTGAGTCCTTGAATGTCTCTGTGGCCACAG GAATTCTCCTACACTCCATTTGCAGCCAGAAGGAGAGAGGGCGACTTCTCCAAGACTCTTGAGAACCCTTGGCCACGCCTGAAGGACTCAAAGAGGCCCAGTACCCAGGACTGCCATGGTGGTCAGAGAAACAGGCCAAATGTGGGTCGACATAG